The Canis lupus dingo isolate Sandy chromosome 7, ASM325472v2, whole genome shotgun sequence DNA window AGTCCCTGGAATTAAGTAGGTGCCTCTGTGAGGTTGGCCAAGGGGCTGAGGGAAACGTGGGAGGCCAGCCTCCATGCCCTTCCCCGACCACCGCCCCCATCTACGGCTCTCCTCCCGCAGCATCTTTCCATCTCCCGACCAGCCTCCCAGCGTGCCCGTCCTCCCACCTGCCATGAACACAGGCGGCTCCCTACCTGACCTCACCAATCTGCACTTTCCCccaccactgcccacccccctggACCCTGAGGAGACAGCCTACCCCAGCCTGAGTGGAGGCAACAGTACCTCCAACTTGACTCACACCATGACCCACCTTGGCATCAGCGGGGGCCTGGGACTGGGCCCGGGCTCGGGCTATGAGGTGCCAGGTGAGTGGTGGTCCTGGCTGTGTGCTGTGGAGCACTGCCCGGCTGAGGGTTGAAGGGGTGTGGGTCTGGCGCacctgggagcccagggaccGTGCACACCAGCCCTCCCCAGCATTCTCTCAGGCAGACGtgagggagggcagcccccaGGTGGGCCATGCCAAGCTCACGGTcagggacagagcagggaggACATCGTGCTGCCACCTTCATAGTCTGGTCGCTGCTACCCGTTCTGGGCGGAGGAAGGCCCGGCTCCCATCGGTAACGTCGGCATCTCTGCTTTTTGTCTGTGTCTGCAGGACTTCACTCTCCTCTCAGCCATCCATCCTTGCAGTCCTCCCTGAGCAATCCCAACCTGCAGGCCTCCCtgagcagcccccagcccccgctcCAGGGCTCCCACAGCCACCCCTCCCTTCCCGCATCCTCCCTGGCCCGCCATGCACTGCCCACCGCCTCCCTGGGCCATCCCTCGCTCAGCGCCCcagccctctcctcctccacatcctcctcctccactgcctCTCCTGTGCCGAGTGCCCCCCCTTACCCCACATCGACCCCTGGAGCCTCCCCCCGCCACCGCCGCGTGCCCCTCAGCCCCCTGAGTTTGCCCGCGGGCCCAGCTGACGCCAGAAGGTCCCAACAGCAGCTGCCCAAACAGTTTTCGCCAACAATGTCACCCACCTTGTCCTCCATCACTCAGGTATGCGTGGCTGCCTTCCGTCTATGTCCGTTGGCTTCCCCCCCGCCACGTgttccctcccaccttcctttcttCAGACACCCCCTCCTCACTTCTGTGCTCCCCTTCcattcctctgtccctctcacctCCTGCCTGATGGGTACAAGCCCTGGGTAAGCTCCCCGGTTCCTGTCCCGACCCCGCCTCTTCCTAGCAGTCTCCTTGGACAGGTGGTATCCCAGCTGTGAGCCTCAcatcctcacctgtaaaacaagGATGCTGTTGTAAGGATCACAGGAGTCACGTACGGGACATGTTTAGGCTGTGCCCACCCAGGTGCATGCTCCCCAGATGGTAGctgcttcttctcttctccctcttctcctcatgcttcttttctttccttgtctgtctgtctctcatgccTCCATCCTGTCCCATGCCCGCTCCCATTGCTGTCCTTCCACAAATTTCATAGAGTCAGGGGCTCTCGATCCTAGAGCCTCGTCTcttcatgttacagatgaggaccctgcCCAGAGGGAAGGTTCACTGTGAGCTTACTCAGCAAGTTAGGAAGAGTTGGGAGCAGGCTGAGAACCTAGCAGGGGGCTCTTCCCCCAGTGCTGAGTTATgtggctccccaccccctcacccagcccccacccccctgccctggtCTGCACCTCTACTGCTTCCTAGGATGTGTGTTCCGGGTTCCATCCCTACGCAGGCCCCTTTCCCAGAGGAAAGGGTAAGCCCGGGCCAGCACAGCTCTGCTCCCTTGGAGCTTAGAGTGGcctgacctccctccctcctgtagGCTCTCCCTGCCACTGGCCTCAGGTTCAGTGCATGTGGACGCTTGCCTGTGGGCCCTGCTGCTGCAGGCAGTGTGACAGTGCACAGCTTTGGAGCAGTTTCCCTCTGCCGGGAACCTGGGGCCTCCTGACACTGGCCTCACTCAGTCGCTTTCATTTTGTGTTTGAGTGTCGGCACCCAGCCCCGGGGCACCCCACGGAACACCCCCCCACAGAACACCGTCATGTGTGCGCTGAGGATGGTTGCAGCTTCACAGGGTGGGAAGCCCTGACCAAGCTCCCCTGGGGGGCGTTCCTGAGGGGTAAGTATCTCCCCCTCTCCTTGCTTCTCTTTAGGGCGTCCCCCTGGATACCAGCAAACTGTCCACTGACCAGCGGCTGCCTCCATACCCATACAGCCCCCCGAGTTTGGTTCTgcccagccaggcacccaccccAAAGCCTCTGCAGCAGCCAGGGCTGTCTTCTCAGGCCTGTTCCATGCAGCCCTCAGGTGGGCAGCCCCCGGGCCGGCCGCCACACTATGGTACACTGTGCCCGCCTGGCTCCAGTGGGCATGGGCAGCAGTCTTACCTCCGGCCGATGAGTGACTTCAGCCTGGGAAACGTGAGTACCCAGGTCCCTGGCTTGGAAgcagggcaggggttgggggaggctcagagaggccagtgCAGGATCACTGGTGCACTCTGAATTGGGGAGATCCTCGCTCCCTCCAGATAACAGAGCACTGCCTAcctgaggcttctctcctcctgctttgacccctgctcctgctccctccacCCAGTGAGCTCTTTGGTGACTGCTGCTCTGCCCTGAGTTCTTCCTGGCATGTACTTGCTGTGTCGCAGGAGGCATGGTACCCATACCTACTCCGGGCCCTGTGCTCCCTTCTGTTGCTTTGCCTGTggccttctttctgtctctgctctTATTCCTGGAGTCCAGGAGTGGGGGTGCTTtgcagggcaggcagggtggcCGGGACACCCTGCTGTGAAGCTCTCTTCCTCAGGGTTTGTCTGTGCGTCCACAGCTGGAGCAGTTCAGCATGGCGAGCCCATCAACCAGCCTGGCGCTGGATCCCCCCAGCTTTTCTGAAGGGCCTGCATTTTTAGGGGGTGAGGGACCAGTGAGTAGCCTCCAGGACCCTCATGCCCTCAATCACCAGAACTTGACCCACTGTTCCCGCCATGCCTCAGGGCCCAACATCATTCTTCCAGGTGAGCGGGTGGGTGGTGACAGGGCACGGCAGGAGGCGATGATACATTTGCTGATGGGGTGGGAGATGGAGGGGTCCCAGAGGAGTTCGAGGGTCATGGGTCCTCACTCATCTCTTCTGCCTACACAGGAGAGTCCTCCCCAGGTTTCTCTAAGGAGATTGCGGCAGCCCTGGCTGGAGTGCCTGGCTTCGAGGTGTCAGCAGcggggctggggttggggctggggctggaggaggagctgcGCATGGAGCCACTAGGCCTGGAGGGGCTCCACATGCTCAGTGACCCTTGTGCCCTATTGCCTGACCCTGCGGTGGAGGACTCATTCCGTAGTGACCGGCTGCAATGATGGGCCTCCTGGGCACCCCTCTCCGTGGCCCTGCCCCATCActgttcctttcctcccttccccctggcCAGTAGACTCCACTCTGCCCCAAGATCCTCTTTCTAATGTGAATGAGGGATCCCAAGAGTGAGGAAAAGCAAAGGATTTGTCCAGGTGGCCCCTGAATTCTGCACAAGGGGTGGGCCTAGGGGAGCTCAAGGGAGGGCCTAAAGCACTTGTAACTTTGAACCGTCTGTCTGGAGGTCAGAGCCTGTTggagagcaggggtggaggggagccCCGGAGGCAGGGCTTGCCCAGATGCCTAGGGGTGGGCAGTGCCAGCCCCTCCTCACCACTCTTCCCGTTGCAATGGAGAGAGCCAGAgtggatattattttttattaaatatattacacgttaataaaaaaattatatcaaacaCTTGGTGTGGTTTCTACTCTTGGGGATGCATTTGGGAATTTAGAGGATCCTGGGGGTGGGGTCCTCATCACCTTCTCATCACTGTTGGGGCCCCAAGCCTCAGAATTTGTACCCAGCATCGAACCCGGGAGTCCAGACTGAATGTAGGCTCCCAGGGCAGCACCTGTTCCCTCCTGTGCCCTCCCACCTGTCTGTCCCGGCTGAGTCAGTCGTGAGGCGACTGCTGCCTGAGATACCTGGTGTTTCCCCAGGGGCAGCAGGCCCCCAGGTGAGGGCGTCTCCCCAGGATGTCCTACCTGCTGGGGATGCCAGACAGGGCTCGGGTTGGTCTCCCCTGCGTCCCGGCCTTTGCAGCCTAGAGAACCTGGAAGACGAGTGGTCCAGGGCCAGCCTCTGACCTCACTCCAAGTTGGCTACCTCCCCGCGcgtgccctccctgccctgagtGCTGGCCTGCTCCCAGGGTTCCCGAGGGGTGCCTGTTGCCGCCACAGGCTGCCAGCCCCGCGCCCTCTCGGCGTCCATCCCACTGGCTCCAGCCTCGGCCCCCGCTCCCCTCGGGGCACACCCCGCAGCTCcgccctctcttcctcttttcgaAGCCCTGCTCTTTTTCAGAAAGGGAACTGAGAGCTCGCAACCCAGGCCCGCAGGGAATGCAGAGCGCCTTAAGCCTGGAAGTCGGGGCGTCGCCGGGTCGGCGcagcccggcccccaccccccacctctggccACATGTGACCGGGCCCCCGGGAGGGACGGGCGCCGTCGCCTGCGTGCAGGGGGCCCTCCCGGCCGCCAGGGGTCGCGCTGCGGGCGCCGAGCGGGCGCGGCGGGGTCACGGcccgggtggggggggtgggggggccgcgGAGAAAGCGGGGCGCGCCGACGAGCCCGGCGCGGCGCCCGGGCCGCCTGTgcctccgcccgccgcccggcgGGAGCGTGCCGAGCCGGGCGCCATGTCCGGGGCCGGGtagcccgccgcccgccgcccgcctccgAGCCGCCCGCCCgcgggccggggggccggggagccGCGGGCCGGCAGGTAGGGCCGGGCtggcggcgggcggggagggggcgcggggaggccggggctccGGCGGCGCAGCTGGTTCCGCTTCCTCCGCCGCGGGGAAGTGAAAGCGCGGGGAGCCCGCGGGACAAGGGCGGGCGCGCAGGTGTGCGGCGGCCGGAGGGCgctccccctccaccccgccccgggccccccgctccctgccccccacGCTGCCCGCGGCCGCGGCTCCCCCCCGGGGTGGGGACGGACGGTCTGGCTGCGTGTGGCCGCGCTGGGCGGCGAGGCGGGGTtggggggcccgggcgggggcggggcaggcggggggaggagggccgCGCTGCCGGCCTGGCGGTGCCCCCGCCGCACGCCCCGGGGCCGACTTCCGCCCGCGCAGCTTCCCCTCCGGGGTTTCGGGAagtcccctcccttcccctcccgaGCGCCCCACGCCTCCCGTCCGGTGCTGCAGCCACTCGCCGAGCTGCGCCCCGGCTCCGTGCCCCGGGCTCTGGGGACCCCCGGGTTAGGCCATGGCGGCAGGTGAGCACACAGGGGAGGCCCGTGGAGCGCCCTTGttcccccgcccccgcggccgcgTCGGACCCAACTTCAGGAGCCTGGAGGTGGGAGGGCGCTGGTGTGTGGGGTCAGTGCACCCGCAGGCAGGAGGACACCCGAGGCTGGTGGAAAGACACGAAAACTTGGATTTTCTGGGCCTTCCTGGAACCCGGGGGGTCCTCTTGAAAACGTAGAGGTGCGCTCTTTAAGAACCTCTGCTGGACCATGAGGTTCTAGTGATGTCATCAGGAGGGGTGGGAAGGTCAGAAACCCCGAAAACAGACTGTCAGGTTGGCGAAGTCACGGCAGGGCCAGTGCAGGAAAGATAGTGACCTCGACTGTGGGGAGTGAGGGCGGCCGGGCCTGTGTAGAGGCCGCAGCAGCGGTTCGAGGTCAGAGCCCCCGGGCGGCTGCTGCGGTCAGCTGTGCGCGGGCGTGCTGCTGGGGCGCTGCTGGGGCGCTGCTGGGGCGCTGCTGGGGGAGAGGGCTGCTGCTGCTCGCGGGAAGGGCCGGGTCCCTTTAAGGGTCTGGTGACGTCACAGGCGGGAGAGCTCGGGGTTGGCGGACCTCTgcgaccctcccctcccctgtaaggactggggacaggagggagcgGAGGGGGGCCTTGGTTGCCTCCCTTCTTCACCTCTGCCCCACTTGACCGTTCCAGATGCAGTGAGTGAGGGGGGGGCCATGGCGGAGGAGCGGCCCCCCCGGCTGGTGGATTACTTCGTGATAGCCGGGCTTGCAGGGAACGGAGCTCCCATTCCCGAGGAGACACGGGTTCCCGAACCCAGTGGGCCCCTGCGCCCTCCCCGGCCAGCCGAGCCCATCACAGACATGGCGGTCATTGCTCGGGCACTGGGCGAGGAAGTGCCCCAGGGCTACACCTGCATCCAGTCCTCCGCTGGGGGCCACCCCTTGGAACTCAGTGCCGGGCTCTTGGGTGGAACGCAGCCCGTCATCTGCTACCGCAGGGGCCGTGACAAGCCCCCCCTCGTGGAGCTGGGGTGCGTGCCCTTTCTGTACAGGCACCAGGGGAGGCAGGGTGAGGTGGGGGCTGGGATGAGagcaggaagggggcaggggtggggggatgcacTTAGTCCCCACGTGGAATCAGCGGGTAGACTCTGCAGCTGCTTGCTAGCTATGGGATCTTGGCCAGGGTGGTGAGCCCTTGTGGGCCCATGTCCCCCTTCAACGGGGAGAACACCTCCGCAGGGTGCTTGAGAAGACCCAACAGGGTCATCCGTATGTGGGATGTGGCACACAGTGAGTCCACGGGAGCCTTTCCCCGTCGCATTTGTGAACAGTTAGGAGCCACAGAAGGCTGGAGGGCAGAGTCCAGCGAGAAGTGGGCCCTGGTGCTCGCTGTGACAAGACTGGTCAGTAGGACTTGCCCCGAACCCCTGACCTTTGCCCTGCTCTCCATGTTCAGGGTCCTGTACGAGGGGAAGGAAAGACCCAAGCCTGGCTTTCAGGTGCTGGACACAACGCCCTACAGCCACTCGGCCAACCTGGCCCCTCCTGGCCCTGGGCACCCCCGCACCTACCTCACTTGCCGACGGGCAGCAGAGGGGGCAGGGCTGCATGCCCTTGGCATCACCGACGTCTGCCTGGTGCTGCCCAGCAAGGGGGAGGGCACTCCTCATACTTACTGCCGACTGCCCCGCAACCTCAACCCTGGTGTGGTGAGCAGGGCCTGTGGTGTGCT harbors:
- the CRTC2 gene encoding CREB-regulated transcription coactivator 2 isoform X1, yielding MKLQAQKLRLAYTRSSHYGGSLPNVNQIGCGLAEFQSPLHSPLDSSRGTRHHGLVERVQRDPRRMVSPLRRHPRHVDSSPYSPAYLSPPPESSWRRTMPWGNFPAEKGQLFRLPSALNRTSSDSALHTSVMNPSPQDTYPGPAPPGILPSRRGGFLDGDLGSKVPAVEENLLDDEHLLKPWDAKKLSSSSRPRSCEVPGINIFPSPDQPPSVPVLPPAMNTGGSLPDLTNLHFPPPLPTPLDPEETAYPSLSGGNSTSNLTHTMTHLGISGGLGLGPGSGYEVPGLHSPLSHPSLQSSLSNPNLQASLSSPQPPLQGSHSHPSLPASSLARHALPTASLGHPSLSAPALSSSTSSSSTASPVPSAPPYPTSTPGASPRHRRVPLSPLSLPAGPADARRSQQQLPKQFSPTMSPTLSSITQGVPLDTSKLSTDQRLPPYPYSPPSLVLPSQAPTPKPLQQPGLSSQACSMQPSGGQPPGRPPHYGTLCPPGSSGHGQQSYLRPMSDFSLGNGLSVRPQLEQFSMASPSTSLALDPPSFSEGPAFLGGEGPVSSLQDPHALNHQNLTHCSRHASGPNIILPGESSPGFSKEIAAALAGVPGFEVSAAGLGLGLGLEEELRMEPLGLEGLHMLSDPCALLPDPAVEDSFRSDRLQ
- the CRTC2 gene encoding CREB-regulated transcription coactivator 2 isoform X5, with amino-acid sequence MATAGANGPGSATAAASNPRKFSEKIALQKQRQAEETAAFEEVMMDIGSTRLQAQKLRLAYTRSSHYGGSLPNVNQIGCGLAEFQSPLHSPLDSSRGTRHHGLVERVQRDPRRMVSPLRRHPRHVDSSPYSPAYLSPPPESSWRRTMPWGNFPAEKGQLFRLPSALNRTSSDSALHTSVMNPSPQDTYPGPAPPGILPSRRGGFLDGDLGSKVPAVEENLLDDEHLLKPWDAKKLSSSSRPRSCEVPGINIFPSPDQPPSVPVLPPAMNTGGSLPDLTNLHFPPPLPTPLDPEETAYPSLSGGNSTSNLTHTMTHLGISGGLGLGPGSGYEVPGLHSPLSHPSLQSSLSNPNLQASLSSPQPPLQGSHSHPSLPASSLARHALPTASLGHPSLSAPALSSSTSSSSTASPVPSAPPYPTSTPGASPRHRRVPLSPLSLPAGPADARRSQQQLPKQFSPTMSPTLSSITQGVPLDTSKLSTDQRLPPYPYSPPSLVLPSQAPTPKPLQQPGLSSQACSMQPSGGQPPGRPPHYGTLCPPGSSGHGQQSYLRPMSDFSLGNLEQFSMASPSTSLALDPPSFSEGPAFLGGEGPVSSLQDPHALNHQNLTHCSRHASGPNIILPGESSPGFSKEIAAALAGVPGFEVSAAGLGLGLGLEEELRMEPLGLEGLHMLSDPCALLPDPAVEDSFRSDRLQ
- the CRTC2 gene encoding CREB-regulated transcription coactivator 2 isoform X4 produces the protein MATAGANGPGSATAAASNPRKFSEKIALQKQRQAEETAAFEEVMMDIGSTRLQAQKLRLAYTRSSHYGGSLPNVNQIGCGLAEFQSPLHSPLDSSRGTRHHGLVERVQRDPRRMVSPLRRHPRHVDSSPYSPAYLSPPPESSWRRTMPWGNFPAEKGQLFRLPSALNRTSSDSALHTSVMNPSPQDTYPGPAPPGILPSRRGGFLDGDLGSKVFLFQVPAVEENLLDDEHLLKPWDAKKLSSSSRPRSCEVPGINIFPSPDQPPSVPVLPPAMNTGGSLPDLTNLHFPPPLPTPLDPEETAYPSLSGGNSTSNLTHTMTHLGISGGLGLGPGSGYEVPGLHSPLSHPSLQSSLSNPNLQASLSSPQPPLQGSHSHPSLPASSLARHALPTASLGHPSLSAPALSSSTSSSSTASPVPSAPPYPTSTPGASPRHRRVPLSPLSLPAGPADARRSQQQLPKQFSPTMSPTLSSITQGVPLDTSKLSTDQRLPPYPYSPPSLVLPSQAPTPKPLQQPGLSSQACSMQPSGGQPPGRPPHYGTLCPPGSSGHGQQSYLRPMSDFSLGNGLSVRPQLEQFSMASPSTSLALDPPSFSEGPAFLGGEGPVSSLQDPHALNHQNLTHCSRHASGPNIILPGESSPGFSKEIAAALAGVPGFEVSAAGLGLGLGLEEELRMEPLGLEGLHMLSDPCALLPDPAVEDSFRSDRLQ
- the CRTC2 gene encoding CREB-regulated transcription coactivator 2 isoform X2, translating into MKLQAQKLRLAYTRSSHYGGSLPNVNQIGCGLAEFQSPLHSPLDSSRGTRHHGLVERVQRDPRRMVSPLRRHPRHVDSSPYSPAYLSPPPESSWRRTMPWGNFPAEKGQLFRLPSALNRTSSDSALHTSVMNPSPQDTYPGPAPPGILPSRRGGFLDGDLGSKVFLFQVPAVEENLLDDEHLLKPWDAKKLSSSSRPRSCEVPGINIFPSPDQPPSVPVLPPAMNTGGSLPDLTNLHFPPPLPTPLDPEETAYPSLSGGNSTSNLTHTMTHLGISGGLGLGPGSGYEVPGLHSPLSHPSLQSSLSNPNLQASLSSPQPPLQGSHSHPSLPASSLARHALPTASLGHPSLSAPALSSSTSSSSTASPVPSAPPYPTSTPGASPRHRRVPLSPLSLPAGPADARRSQQQLPKQFSPTMSPTLSSITQGVPLDTSKLSTDQRLPPYPYSPPSLVLPSQAPTPKPLQQPGLSSQACSMQPSGGQPPGRPPHYGTLCPPGSSGHGQQSYLRPMSDFSLGNLEQFSMASPSTSLALDPPSFSEGPAFLGGEGPVSSLQDPHALNHQNLTHCSRHASGPNIILPGESSPGFSKEIAAALAGVPGFEVSAAGLGLGLGLEEELRMEPLGLEGLHMLSDPCALLPDPAVEDSFRSDRLQ
- the CRTC2 gene encoding CREB-regulated transcription coactivator 2 isoform X3, yielding MKLQAQKLRLAYTRSSHYGGSLPNVNQIGCGLAEFQSPLHSPLDSSRGTRHHGLVERVQRDPRRMVSPLRRHPRHVDSSPYSPAYLSPPPESSWRRTMPWGNFPAEKGQLFRLPSALNRTSSDSALHTSVMNPSPQDTYPGPAPPGILPSRRGGFLDGDLGSKVPAVEENLLDDEHLLKPWDAKKLSSSSRPRSCEVPGINIFPSPDQPPSVPVLPPAMNTGGSLPDLTNLHFPPPLPTPLDPEETAYPSLSGGNSTSNLTHTMTHLGISGGLGLGPGSGYEVPGLHSPLSHPSLQSSLSNPNLQASLSSPQPPLQGSHSHPSLPASSLARHALPTASLGHPSLSAPALSSSTSSSSTASPVPSAPPYPTSTPGASPRHRRVPLSPLSLPAGPADARRSQQQLPKQFSPTMSPTLSSITQGVPLDTSKLSTDQRLPPYPYSPPSLVLPSQAPTPKPLQQPGLSSQACSMQPSGGQPPGRPPHYGTLCPPGSSGHGQQSYLRPMSDFSLGNLEQFSMASPSTSLALDPPSFSEGPAFLGGEGPVSSLQDPHALNHQNLTHCSRHASGPNIILPGESSPGFSKEIAAALAGVPGFEVSAAGLGLGLGLEEELRMEPLGLEGLHMLSDPCALLPDPAVEDSFRSDRLQ